The DNA region CCCGCCCCTCCTTTTCCGTGGAGATATTCGAGCACGGCCCGGGCGATCGCATACCCGTCAACGGTGCTCGTGCCCCTCCCTATCTCATCTAAGAGGATGAGGCTTTGATCGGTCGCATTGTTGAGGATGTTGGCGAGTTCGAGCATCTCGACCATGAACGTGCTCTGCCCGCCGGCGAGGTCGTCGGATGCCCCGACCCTGGTGAAGACCCGGTCGACGATCCCGATCCGGGCAAAGGATGCCGGAACGAAGCAGCCGGTCTGGGCCATGATACAGATGAGAGCGACGCTTCGCATGTAGGTGGATTTACCGGCCATGTTTGCGCCGGTGAGGATCAGGATCTGCTGGCCGATCGAACTCATCTCGGTGTCGTTAGGGACATAGCCTCCGGGAACGGTGTTTTCGACGATCGGGTGACGGCCGTCACGGATGAGGAGTTCCGTTCCGGGAACGAGTTCGGGGCGGACGTAGTTTCCGGAAAGGGAGAGGTCTGCGAACGCGGCGATCATGTCGATCGTGCCGATCGAACGGGACGCCTGCTGGAGAGCCGGGACGAACTCCGAGAGATGCGTCAGAAGGGATTCGAAGAGCGAGATCTCGAGAGCGAGAACGCGGTCGTCGGCCTGGGCCATCACCGCTTCGCGTTCGCGAAGGGCGGGGATCGTGAACCGCTCGCCGTTTGCGGTGGTCTGTTTGCGTTCGTAGGTGTCTGGGACGAGATGGAGGTTTGCCTTCGTGATCTCGATGTAGTAGCCGAACACGTTGTTGTAGGCGATCTTGAGCGAACGGATCCCGGTGCGTTCCCGTTCGGTCTGCTGGAGTTCGGCGATCCAGTCGCGGCCGTTGGTGACGATGTTTCTGATTTGATCAAGGTCGCTGCTGTATCCTTCCCTGATGACGCCGCCGTTTTTGTAGACGAGAGGCGGCTCGTCGACGATCGCTGAAAGGATCAGATCGGCGACGCCGTCAAAGGAGGGGATCTGTTCGAGTTCGTCTTTGAGGAGACCTTCGGCGCCGCAGAGTTCGGCGGTGAGTTCGGGAACGGCGGCCAGACTCGAGGCGAGAGCGAGAAGATCACGCGGCGAGGCGTTTCCGTAGGCGATCCTGCCGGCGATCCGTTCGATGTCGGTGAACCTGGAGAGGATGGTCCTGGTCCCGGAGAGGAGGACGGGGCGCCGGGTGAAGAACCCGACGGCGTCGAGACGATGATTTATCTTTTCCGGCGAGGTCAGCGGCCGGGTGATGGTGCTTCGCAGAACACGGCTCCCCATGGGGGTCTTGGTCCGGTTGAGGAAGCCGAAGAGGGTCGTATCATTCCGGTCGCCTCGGAGGGGATTGAGGATCTCGAGATTCCGGAGCGTGATCGCGTCCAGGATCATCGCGTCGTTTGCGTATTTTCTGGAGAATCCGCGGATGTGGGGGAGACTTGTTTTCTGGGTCTCTTTTGCATAGCGGAGAGCGGCTGCGGCAGCATTGATGCATTCTGCGGAACTGACATCGAATCCGTCTAAGGAGGAGACGCAAAATGCGGCGGTGAGTTCGGCGGTGCCGTCAACGAAGAGACCGGAGCGGCCGGGAGTGAGGACCTTACATGTTGAGGCGAGGAAAGAGATGAGGTCCGCGGAGATGCCCTGCGGGACGAGGATCTCAAGAGGATTGTACTGTTCTATTTCGGTGGCGAGGGCGGAAAATCCCGGCTCGAAGGGGATCTCCCGGACGAAGAATTCGCCGGTGGAGATGTCGAGGAAGGCAAGACCCATGACGGTTTTTTTGGCGTCGGAACACAGCGCCATGAGGTAGCGGGCGGTAGGACCGGGGATGACGTCGGCGTCGATCGCCGTTCCGGGAGTGACGACTCTGACGACGTCCCGCTTTACGACGCCTTTTGCAAGTTTCGGGTCCTCGACCTGTTCGCAGACGGCGACTTTGTAGCCTTTGCGGATCATTCGGGGAAGGTAAAGGTCGACTGCGTGGTAGGGGATGCCTGCTAGAGGGATCGGGTTTCCTTCGGGGTCTTTGGAGCGGGAGGTCTGGACGATGTCGAGTTCGCGGGCACAGATCTCGGCGTCTTCGAAGAAGGTCTCGTAAAAGTCACCCATCCGCATGAAAAGGATACAGTCAGGGTATTTTTCCTTGAATGTTTTGACCTGTTCCATGGCGGGAGTGAGTTTTTTGGGAGAGACCATACTGATGATATGTTGTTTGCGAAAGGGTATGAATGATTTGGAACGCGGGTTGACCCGATGGGGCAACCTCAGCGGAGCAAGTTTGAGTGAAGCGAAAACTTGCGACTGACGCGGGAAGGCCGAAGGGCTGACCAAGTCTGCGGGATAGAAGTGCCCTTAACGGAGCAAGTCTCTGCAAGAGACTTGCGACTGTGGGGTAGCCCGCTCTCTCAAACCTTCGGTTTGCTCGGCTAAGGTTGTCCGCTTTCAGCGTCCAACCCGCCCTCGCAAGGCAAAGCCTTGCTCAGCTGAGGCTGCCCTATTGGGCAGCCCGCTAACAAAACCCGTAAATACCATGAAAGAAAATACTGCAAATTATCCACAGAAGGTGCGATCATTTCCACGAAATATACCACAACTTTCCTCATTGCCGGACTCTTTGCGGCGATCCTCGTTTCCGGGTGCATTGCCCCCTTAATCAGCCAGACGGCGACTGTCGAAAACTCCTCCCTGCAGTTTGTATCCTCATATGAAAACGGCGACCGGTATCTTGCCGGGAAC from Methanocorpusculum labreanum Z includes:
- the mutS gene encoding DNA mismatch repair protein MutS — encoded protein: MVSPKKLTPAMEQVKTFKEKYPDCILFMRMGDFYETFFEDAEICARELDIVQTSRSKDPEGNPIPLAGIPYHAVDLYLPRMIRKGYKVAVCEQVEDPKLAKGVVKRDVVRVVTPGTAIDADVIPGPTARYLMALCSDAKKTVMGLAFLDISTGEFFVREIPFEPGFSALATEIEQYNPLEILVPQGISADLISFLASTCKVLTPGRSGLFVDGTAELTAAFCVSSLDGFDVSSAECINAAAAALRYAKETQKTSLPHIRGFSRKYANDAMILDAITLRNLEILNPLRGDRNDTTLFGFLNRTKTPMGSRVLRSTITRPLTSPEKINHRLDAVGFFTRRPVLLSGTRTILSRFTDIERIAGRIAYGNASPRDLLALASSLAAVPELTAELCGAEGLLKDELEQIPSFDGVADLILSAIVDEPPLVYKNGGVIREGYSSDLDQIRNIVTNGRDWIAELQQTERERTGIRSLKIAYNNVFGYYIEITKANLHLVPDTYERKQTTANGERFTIPALREREAVMAQADDRVLALEISLFESLLTHLSEFVPALQQASRSIGTIDMIAAFADLSLSGNYVRPELVPGTELLIRDGRHPIVENTVPGGYVPNDTEMSSIGQQILILTGANMAGKSTYMRSVALICIMAQTGCFVPASFARIGIVDRVFTRVGASDDLAGGQSTFMVEMLELANILNNATDQSLILLDEIGRGTSTVDGYAIARAVLEYLHGKGGAGPRTLFATHFHQLIGMESELRRVRNYHFAVKEDQHDITFLRKLIPGATDRSYGIHVAKIAGVPKKVLVRASDLLREALTQDASSGGTKYYTQMLLTDAEPAPSAVEERIRDADPNMMTPMQALMFINELKALLEKK